One window of Deltaproteobacteria bacterium genomic DNA carries:
- a CDS encoding AAA family ATPase: MTPKAFTVLRHLMERPGQLVTKEDLLDAAWPGVYVSDAALKVCIRRLRQALGDLSRPSRYIETVHWRGYRLLARIATITSSVAEELSAETILRPLAPMETASAPEGRSPLAPVAGREVELQQLSHCLARVAQGYRQTLFITGPPGIGKTTLIDAFLAQAAQSQSLRVARSQCVEHYGTGESYLPLLEALTRLCRAPGGEQAIAALQQHAPVWLAQLPSLLEPAERKRLRREVQSLSREHMIRELVEALEFLAADIPLLLVLEDLHWSDYPTLDLLALLARRREPARLFIIAEYRPEELPQQEHPLKNLKHDVYAHRQGEELAIAPLSLEAISAYLAVRFLEHALPAPLAAILHRQTGGHPLFLATMVDHLVARGWIVNQHTWELNRALDDLQTEVPSNIRQIIAAQIDRLAPEQQRILEVASVAGVEFSAAAVAAAAEEDIVQVETCCEELARRGQFLRTQGTGEWPDGTVATRYEFLHAMYRQAWYERVTAGRRVQLHRRLGERGELAYGERSTEIAAELAVHFEHGRDQQRATQYRQAAAENAARR; encoded by the coding sequence TTGACACCGAAGGCATTTACCGTGCTGCGGCATTTGATGGAACGCCCGGGACAATTAGTCACGAAAGAAGATTTGCTCGATGCCGCTTGGCCTGGCGTGTACGTCAGCGACGCCGCTCTCAAGGTCTGTATTCGCCGACTGCGGCAAGCGTTGGGCGATCTTTCTCGCCCCTCACGCTACATCGAAACCGTGCATTGGCGCGGATATCGCCTGTTAGCGCGGATTGCCACCATCACCTCGTCGGTAGCCGAAGAACTCTCGGCCGAGACCATCTTGCGACCACTCGCTCCTATGGAAACGGCATCAGCACCTGAGGGCCGCTCGCCGTTGGCTCCGGTGGCTGGCCGTGAAGTCGAACTCCAGCAACTCTCGCACTGCCTGGCCAGAGTCGCGCAAGGCTATCGCCAGACCCTGTTTATCACCGGGCCGCCGGGCATTGGCAAAACGACACTCATCGACGCGTTTCTTGCCCAGGCCGCGCAATCCCAATCCCTGCGCGTCGCCCGCAGCCAATGTGTCGAACACTACGGCACTGGGGAATCTTACCTGCCCCTTCTCGAAGCCCTCACTCGGCTGTGCCGGGCACCGGGTGGAGAGCAAGCCATCGCGGCCCTGCAACAACATGCCCCGGTGTGGCTCGCACAGTTGCCCTCGCTGTTAGAGCCGGCGGAGCGGAAGCGGTTGCGCCGAGAAGTCCAAAGCTTGTCGCGAGAGCATATGATACGGGAATTGGTCGAGGCCCTGGAATTCCTCGCTGCAGACATTCCGTTACTGCTTGTTTTGGAAGACCTGCACTGGAGCGACTACCCCACGCTGGATCTCTTGGCGCTGCTCGCGCGGCGACGAGAACCGGCCCGCCTCTTTATCATCGCAGAGTATCGACCAGAAGAACTTCCGCAACAGGAACATCCGCTCAAGAATCTGAAACATGACGTGTACGCCCATCGACAAGGCGAAGAACTAGCCATTGCACCCTTGTCCTTAGAGGCGATCTCTGCCTATCTCGCCGTGCGTTTTCTGGAGCACGCCCTGCCGGCTCCTCTCGCCGCCATACTGCACCGGCAAACCGGCGGCCATCCCTTGTTTCTCGCCACCATGGTCGATCATCTGGTCGCGCGCGGCTGGATTGTCAACCAGCACACCTGGGAACTCAACCGCGCGCTCGACGACCTGCAAACCGAAGTGCCGTCGAACATTCGGCAAATTATTGCCGCCCAGATCGACAGACTTGCCCCGGAGCAGCAGCGCATTTTAGAAGTGGCCAGTGTCGCCGGCGTGGAGTTCTCGGCAGCGGCGGTGGCGGCAGCAGCCGAGGAAGATATCGTCCAGGTCGAAACCTGTTGCGAGGAGCTAGCCCGGCGTGGACAATTTCTGCGCACCCAAGGCACAGGCGAATGGCCGGATGGCACGGTCGCCACCCGCTACGAGTTCCTGCACGCCATGTATCGACAAGCCTGGTACGAACGCGTCACTGCCGGGCGCAGGGTACAACTCCATCGGCGCTTAGGCGAGCGCGGAGAACTTGCCTACGGCGAACGCAGCACGGAAATCGCTGCGGAACTCGCCGTCCATTTCGAGCATGGGCGCGATCAGCAACGCGCGACCCAGTATCGTCAGGCGGCGGCAGAGAACGCCGCGCGGCGGTGA
- a CDS encoding flippase-like domain-containing protein yields the protein MKDPKVLIGMAISAVCVGTVVHGIEWSAVGDALRRTNLMLLLPALGFLALVFLLRALRWQRLVTPIAVLPLRPFWSASLIGFMANDILPLRMGEVVRGYALAHLTAVPVSAALATSVLERVWDTVTVGILALFTASQFPLPPWVARTNWTVLLVSLAVLLAGAWLARQEQRQLPWLPARFAVVAERFLSGFRSLQSLSALVWVIGLSFAVWFALVGYYWILLRACGFALPFSAALLVMVFTVIAAAVPAAPGFVGTFQYAVVLALSFFSVTKAEALGFSIVAHLAQLIPVIIAGLIALVRARLPLWPSRLVSDRGAAAPLPTERRVEVEGASPGGPS from the coding sequence ATGAAAGATCCCAAGGTGCTGATTGGCATGGCGATCAGCGCGGTGTGTGTGGGAACGGTCGTTCATGGGATCGAGTGGTCGGCAGTCGGCGACGCCCTCCGCCGCACCAACCTCATGCTGCTGCTGCCTGCACTGGGGTTCCTGGCGTTAGTATTTCTCTTGCGCGCCCTGCGTTGGCAGCGACTGGTTACGCCTATCGCTGTCTTACCGCTGCGTCCGTTTTGGTCTGCCTCACTCATCGGCTTTATGGCGAACGACATTCTGCCGTTGCGGATGGGAGAAGTCGTGCGTGGGTACGCCCTGGCGCATCTGACCGCCGTGCCGGTAAGCGCGGCGCTGGCCACATCGGTGCTCGAACGGGTGTGGGACACGGTGACCGTCGGCATCTTGGCGCTGTTCACGGCGTCGCAGTTTCCTCTGCCCCCATGGGTAGCGCGCACCAACTGGACGGTGCTGCTAGTCAGCCTGGCCGTGCTACTCGCCGGAGCTTGGCTGGCGCGACAAGAGCAGCGCCAACTGCCATGGCTACCGGCGCGGTTTGCCGTTGTGGCGGAACGCTTTCTCAGCGGCTTCCGCTCGTTGCAGAGCTTGTCCGCGCTGGTGTGGGTCATCGGTCTGTCTTTTGCCGTCTGGTTCGCGTTGGTGGGATATTATTGGATTCTGCTGCGCGCGTGTGGATTCGCGCTGCCGTTTAGTGCGGCCTTGCTCGTCATGGTCTTTACTGTGATTGCAGCGGCGGTGCCGGCAGCGCCCGGGTTTGTCGGCACCTTTCAATATGCGGTGGTGCTGGCGCTCTCGTTTTTCTCGGTGACGAAAGCCGAGGCGTTAGGGTTTTCCATCGTCGCCCACTTGGCGCAGCTCATCCCGGTGATTATCGCGGGATTGATTGCCCTCGTCCGCGCTCGGTTGCCGTTATGGCCGTCGCGGCTCGTATCGGATCGGGGGGCTGCCGCTCCTCTGCCGACCGAGCGACGAGTCGAAGTCGAAGGAGCGTCGCCCGGAGGTCCTTCTTAA
- a CDS encoding sulfatase-like hydrolase/transferase, which translates to MEAAPATLSRLGTIEQRWSYASWTAPSHYNLLMGLLPHSSPMHVYASEYYKRDFLKYGERLGTEQFEFKNLIPHLFLPTVLKRKLGYSTHAMVSLPVLNPATILNKDFDSFTLMPTHNDMNAMLDRLTFSPERPSFYLLNVGETHYPYALPDEPENAWPKIHGVHGVFKHMDDLVVGGKLVESEEGGLKFFDQEKLDQLRARQIAAVRYLDGVFARLFDIVPPNTYVTVTADHGELFGEQGYFGHGPINHDKVFEVPFVEGKIR; encoded by the coding sequence ATGGAGGCCGCGCCCGCGACCCTGAGCCGTCTGGGCACAATCGAACAGCGCTGGAGTTATGCCTCGTGGACGGCACCCTCGCACTATAACTTGCTCATGGGCCTGCTCCCGCATTCGAGTCCGATGCATGTCTATGCCTCGGAGTACTACAAGCGGGATTTTCTCAAATATGGCGAACGGCTTGGCACTGAACAGTTCGAGTTCAAGAACCTGATTCCTCATCTGTTCTTGCCTACCGTCCTGAAACGGAAGCTGGGCTACAGCACTCATGCCATGGTCTCGCTGCCGGTGCTGAATCCCGCCACGATACTGAATAAGGATTTCGACTCTTTCACGTTGATGCCGACGCACAACGATATGAATGCCATGCTCGACCGCCTAACCTTCTCTCCCGAGCGTCCGTCGTTTTACTTGTTGAATGTGGGAGAAACCCATTATCCCTATGCCTTGCCGGACGAGCCGGAGAATGCCTGGCCGAAGATTCACGGTGTCCATGGCGTGTTCAAGCATATGGACGACCTCGTCGTGGGTGGCAAATTGGTGGAGAGCGAGGAAGGCGGCCTGAAGTTCTTCGATCAGGAAAAGCTGGATCAACTCCGCGCTCGGCAGATCGCCGCCGTGCGCTACTTGGACGGCGTCTTCGCGCGGCTGTTCGACATCGTGCCCCCCAACACCTATGTGACTGTCACTGCCGATCACGGCGAACTGTTTGGCGAACAGGGCTACTTCGGCCACGGACCGATCAACCACGACAAGGTGTTCGAGGTGCCGTTCGTGGAAGGCAAGATTCGCTGA
- a CDS encoding formylglycine-generating enzyme family protein yields the protein MATISSHPLSTGCPPPWASAWGQDPYGPWAALCVGEVEQRLRWIPPGRFLMGSPETEQSRDDDEGPRHEVQLSQGFWLFDTPCIQDLWQAVMGENPSRFKEKEWQERPVESVSWEDCQQFITKLNAQLPELALALPTEAEWEYACRAGTTTARYAKNLGVIAWYEQNSKGETHPVKLKQPNAWGLYDMLGNVAEWCYDDLRDYAEPIGPDPLGPTTAGAFRVIRGGDWHWDARDVRSACRRVDHPGYHFVNLGFRCASSGRASRVKGEA from the coding sequence ATGGCTACTATTTCTTCTCATCCACTTTCCACCGGCTGCCCGCCGCCATGGGCGTCTGCCTGGGGCCAGGACCCGTATGGTCCGTGGGCGGCGTTGTGCGTGGGTGAGGTGGAACAGCGCCTGCGCTGGATACCGCCCGGACGGTTTTTGATGGGATCGCCGGAGACGGAGCAGAGTCGTGATGACGATGAAGGTCCCCGACATGAAGTGCAACTTTCACAGGGCTTTTGGCTCTTCGACACCCCGTGCATACAGGATTTGTGGCAGGCGGTGATGGGGGAGAATCCGAGCCGTTTCAAGGAAAAAGAGTGGCAAGAGCGTCCGGTGGAGTCCGTCAGTTGGGAGGACTGCCAGCAGTTCATCACCAAGCTGAACGCGCAACTGCCGGAGCTGGCTTTAGCGTTGCCGACCGAAGCCGAGTGGGAATATGCCTGTCGGGCAGGGACGACGACTGCCCGCTACGCCAAAAATCTGGGCGTGATTGCCTGGTACGAACAGAACAGCAAGGGCGAGACCCATCCGGTGAAGTTGAAGCAACCGAACGCCTGGGGCTTGTACGACATGTTGGGGAATGTTGCCGAGTGGTGTTATGACGATCTCCGGGATTACGCAGAGCCCATCGGCCCCGACCCGCTTGGCCCAACTACCGCTGGTGCCTTTCGGGTCATTCGGGGCGGCGACTGGCACTGGGATGCGCGGGACGTCCGCTCTGCCTGTCGCCGCGTGGACCACCCAGGCTACCACTTCGTCAACCTCGGCTTCCGCTGTGCAAGTTCCGGGCGGGCGAGTAGGGTGAAAGGTGAGGCGTGA
- a CDS encoding DUF2283 domain-containing protein → MKIEYDSTHDLLNMEFLPEVPITESVEVDGIIIDYAEDRRIVAIEILDASRRTTQDLRSLTDVAVVQQAGTAVA, encoded by the coding sequence ATGAAAATCGAGTACGACTCCACTCACGATCTCTTGAATATGGAATTTTTACCAGAGGTACCGATCACTGAATCGGTAGAGGTCGATGGCATTATTATCGATTACGCGGAGGATCGACGCATCGTTGCCATTGAAATCCTCGACGCGAGTAGACGCACGACGCAAGACCTGCGCTCTTTGACGGATGTTGCGGTCGTGCAACAGGCAGGGACAGCGGTGGCGTAA
- a CDS encoding formylglycine-generating enzyme family protein, whose product MLWGAAVGAGGAAASPSTADTVQRLLTLLSPTVRLEPGLLRAVRCLWPEGRRDPGLEAWVWQDPALASQHYVAASWQPKRRSALLAQFAEQPEALRKAVLDLVKLWRADLGPAVWLSEIVNLDPQSKQVAIDPNDLEDAARFLTQLADDLEKIEELPAATGAWIEHWPGRFTEAIGYDPRVQQAVHRLYELVRPRDSQTQVPVWYDPAALSSPELPVRQVELWQAADQLVVQTVGQPPVERGSRLGLLYTASGEVVVSPGAATETKAQVLDLNRQPRLAIALSKEGGFRLGTDRDRLQCGRITVPECDWAREIGRDTFGLWAAFEIAGVRQCLRWIPPGRFWMGSPEEEAGRYDDEGPRHEVQLTQGFWLFDTPCTQDLWQAVMGENPSRFKGKDWQARPVEQVNWEDCQQFIATLNARWPKLALALPTEAEWEYACRAGTTTARYADDLDVIAWYRENSGNETKPVKGKQPNAWGLYDMLGNVDEWCHDGLRNYAAPIGPDPLGPTNPGAFRVIRGGLWIWIARDVRSACRYAYRPGGRYGYLGFRCASSGQASRLGR is encoded by the coding sequence ATGCTGTGGGGCGCTGCTGTCGGGGCTGGAGGCGCTGCCGCGTCGCCTTCCACTGCCGACACCGTGCAACGGCTGCTGACCTTGCTGTCGCCGACCGTGCGCCTGGAGCCGGGTTTGCTGCGGGCGGTGCGTTGCCTGTGGCCCGAAGGGCGACGCGATCCAGGGCTAGAAGCCTGGGTGTGGCAGGACCCTGCTCTTGCCAGCCAACATTACGTTGCCGCCTCGTGGCAGCCCAAGCGGCGGAGCGCCTTGTTAGCGCAGTTTGCCGAGCAGCCCGAAGCGTTGCGCAAAGCGGTGCTCGATCTGGTCAAACTCTGGCGCGCCGATCTCGGTCCGGCGGTGTGGCTGAGCGAAATCGTCAATCTCGATCCGCAGTCGAAGCAGGTTGCCATCGACCCCAATGACTTGGAGGATGCCGCCAGATTCTTGACGCAGCTTGCCGACGATTTGGAAAAGATCGAAGAGCTTCCAGCCGCCACTGGCGCGTGGATCGAACATTGGCCGGGCCGCTTTACCGAGGCCATCGGATACGATCCCCGCGTACAGCAGGCGGTACATCGTCTTTATGAACTGGTCAGGCCACGCGACAGCCAGACCCAAGTGCCGGTCTGGTACGATCCTGCCGCCCTATCGTCGCCCGAGCTGCCGGTGCGTCAGGTCGAGTTGTGGCAAGCCGCCGACCAGTTGGTGGTGCAAACCGTCGGGCAGCCTCCAGTGGAACGTGGGTCGCGGTTGGGACTGTTGTACACCGCCAGTGGCGAGGTGGTGGTCTCGCCCGGTGCAGCGACGGAAACGAAAGCCCAGGTGCTGGACCTCAACCGGCAGCCGCGCCTTGCCATTGCCCTGTCCAAGGAAGGCGGGTTTCGTCTCGGCACCGACCGTGACCGGCTGCAGTGCGGTCGGATCACAGTGCCGGAATGCGATTGGGCACGCGAGATTGGCCGCGATACGTTTGGCTTGTGGGCGGCGTTCGAGATCGCTGGGGTGCGCCAATGCCTGCGCTGGATTCCGCCCGGACGCTTCTGGATGGGCTCGCCGGAAGAGGAAGCGGGACGTTATGACGACGAAGGCCCTCGGCACGAGGTGCAACTGACCCAGGGCTTCTGGCTGTTCGATACGCCCTGCACCCAGGACTTGTGGCAGGCGGTGATGGGTGAGAATCCGAGCCGCTTCAAGGGTAAAGACTGGCAAGCGCGCCCGGTTGAGCAAGTGAATTGGGAAGACTGTCAGCAGTTTATTGCCACCCTGAATGCCCGATGGCCGAAGTTGGCGTTAGCGCTGCCCACCGAAGCCGAGTGGGAGTATGCCTGTCGGGCCGGGACGACGACTGCTCGCTACGCCGACGATCTGGACGTGATTGCGTGGTATAGGGAAAACAGCGGTAACGAGACTAAGCCGGTCAAAGGGAAACAGCCGAATGCCTGGGGGTTATACGATATGCTGGGAAACGTGGACGAATGGTGCCATGACGGTCTCCGGAATTACGCAGCACCCATCGGGCCTGATCCTCTTGGTCCTACTAACCCTGGTGCCTTTCGAGTCATTCGGGGCGGCCTCTGGATCTGGATTGCGCGGGACGTCCGCTCTGCCTGTCGTTACGCGTACCGCCCGGGCGGCCGCTACGGCTACCTCGGCTTTCGCTGTGCAAGTTCCGGGCAGGCCAGCAGGCTGGGGAGGTGA